The stretch of DNA CCTCGAACTCCACCTTCATCCCCTCGGCGAGGGAGCGGAACCCGTCCCCGCGGATCTCGGAGTAATGCACGAACACATCCTCCCCGTCCTCTGGCGTGATGAACCCGAATCCCTTCGCATCGTTGAACCATTTCACCGTTCCGGTCGCCATGCGGAT from Deltaproteobacteria bacterium GWC2_65_14 encodes:
- a CDS encoding cold-shock protein, with protein sequence MATGTVKWFNDAKGFGFITPEDGEDVFVHYSEIRGDGFRSLAEGMKVEFEVTAGPKGKKAANVRRA